In Geobacillus kaustophilus, a genomic segment contains:
- a CDS encoding ABC transporter permease codes for MELLQTFIERKEDIWIAFQEHVLLSAIAMGIAIVIAVPLGVALTRYRKLAEPIIGVAAIIQTIPSLALLGFMLPIFGIGKLPAIIALTLYALLPILRNTYTGILGVDPALVDAGRGMGMTSRQILWMVELPLSLPVIMAGVRTATVLTIGVAALATFIGAGGLGDLIDRGLRIADKNLILAGAIPAAILAILFDWLLRKVEKKVTPKGL; via the coding sequence ATGGAGTTATTACAAACATTCATTGAACGGAAAGAAGACATTTGGATCGCCTTTCAAGAACATGTGCTGCTATCGGCCATCGCCATGGGCATTGCGATCGTCATAGCCGTACCGCTCGGTGTCGCGTTGACGCGGTATCGCAAACTCGCCGAGCCGATCATCGGCGTCGCCGCCATCATTCAAACGATTCCGAGCTTGGCCTTGCTTGGGTTTATGCTTCCCATTTTCGGGATCGGCAAACTGCCGGCGATCATCGCCTTAACGCTGTATGCCTTGCTTCCGATTTTGCGCAATACGTACACCGGCATTCTCGGCGTCGACCCGGCGCTTGTGGACGCTGGACGGGGGATGGGGATGACATCGCGACAAATTTTATGGATGGTCGAGCTTCCACTCTCGCTCCCGGTGATCATGGCCGGCGTGCGCACGGCGACGGTGCTGACAATCGGCGTCGCCGCGTTGGCGACATTCATCGGCGCCGGTGGGCTTGGCGACTTGATCGACCGCGGCTTGCGCATTGCCGACAAAAACTTGATTTTAGCCGGCGCCATCCCCGCTGCGATATTAGCGATTTTGTTTGACTGGCTGCTGCGCAAAGTCGAAAAGAAAGTGACGCCGAAAGGACTGTAA
- a CDS encoding ABC transporter ATP-binding protein — MKAVVLSNVSKTIKAREVLRNINLELERGKIYGFVGPNGSGKTMLFRVISGLVKPSSGTVTVFGQTLHQDVSFPSDIAVLLEKPGFLEQYSGFDNLHFLAMIQNKIGEREVKEAIKRVGLDPHDKRPVKAYSLGMRQRLAIAQCIMEKPQLMLLDEPMNGLDEKSVDQVYEIIREENERGCTILLTSHHKVDIESLCHHVYSMNEGVITGMTTLRSK; from the coding sequence ATGAAGGCAGTCGTTTTGTCCAATGTTTCGAAAACGATAAAAGCAAGGGAAGTTTTGCGCAATATCAACTTAGAGTTGGAGAGAGGAAAGATTTATGGATTCGTCGGGCCGAACGGATCGGGGAAAACGATGTTATTTCGAGTCATAAGCGGACTTGTCAAACCGTCCAGCGGCACAGTGACGGTATTTGGCCAGACGTTGCATCAAGACGTATCGTTTCCGAGCGATATTGCTGTTTTGTTGGAAAAACCCGGTTTTCTTGAACAGTACTCAGGATTCGATAATTTACATTTTTTAGCCATGATTCAAAACAAAATCGGCGAGCGCGAGGTGAAAGAGGCAATCAAGAGAGTGGGGTTGGATCCGCATGATAAAAGGCCGGTGAAAGCGTATTCTCTCGGGATGAGACAAAGACTGGCCATTGCACAGTGCATCATGGAGAAGCCGCAGCTGATGCTGCTCGATGAACCGATGAATGGGTTGGATGAAAAATCGGTAGACCAAGTGTATGAGATTATCAGGGAAGAAAACGAAAGAGGCTGCACCATTTTGTTGACGTCTCACCACAAAGTAGATATCGAGTCGCTATGCCATCATGTGTATTCCATGAACGAAGGGGTCATCACAGGTATGACAACGCTGCGTTCAAAATAA
- a CDS encoding NADH dehydrogenase, producing MYAELLKLLKNRNLYISAACLLLLVIGAVVLGVKDYRENVQLLQRIYHHDPNVFALTSPHLEWVGLGGYRFNVLSSLYYFLFPLLLSIPLVDSIYRERKSGNVHYQLTRMGRNVYYRRKFLFAYISAFLLFLLPLVLGVVLVNLLTNHWDYSSFSQAYRQLVNGTLPLPDNSFEGEKKHLFSPLLEISPYWYVLAYYVMGGLFAGGYVCLGLGFSFLLKNRYLITLMPQIIYMVCWAALTITSQLGWDPFNFLIPSQPVEGLSYWKIVIVFVLQLLIAVGVFSYGVKKSEDVL from the coding sequence ATGTATGCGGAATTGCTCAAACTTTTGAAAAATAGGAACCTTTATATTAGCGCGGCTTGCCTGTTGTTGCTCGTCATTGGCGCCGTTGTGTTGGGGGTGAAAGATTATCGTGAAAACGTGCAGTTGCTTCAACGAATTTATCATCACGACCCAAATGTTTTCGCCTTGACTTCCCCCCACCTTGAATGGGTTGGTCTAGGAGGCTACCGCTTTAATGTACTTTCATCTCTATATTACTTTCTTTTTCCACTATTGTTGTCGATTCCATTGGTAGATTCGATTTATCGTGAGCGAAAGAGCGGAAATGTTCATTATCAATTGACGCGGATGGGAAGAAACGTTTATTACAGAAGGAAATTTCTGTTTGCTTACATTAGTGCTTTCCTCCTGTTCCTCCTTCCTCTCGTGCTGGGAGTTGTGCTGGTGAATCTTTTGACGAACCATTGGGATTATTCGAGTTTTTCACAGGCCTACCGGCAATTGGTCAATGGCACGTTGCCGTTGCCAGACAATTCATTTGAAGGGGAAAAGAAACACCTGTTTTCTCCTTTATTGGAAATCTCCCCTTATTGGTATGTTCTTGCGTATTATGTCATGGGCGGGTTGTTTGCCGGCGGCTACGTTTGTCTTGGTTTGGGATTTTCTTTTTTATTGAAAAATCGATATTTGATTACTTTGATGCCGCAAATCATTTATATGGTTTGTTGGGCGGCGCTGACTATCACCAGCCAACTTGGCTGGGATCCGTTTAATTTCTTAATTCCTTCACAGCCAGTGGAAGGATTGTCCTATTGGAAAATCGTCATCGTGTTTGTCCTCCAATTGTTGATTGCGGTAGGGGTATTTTCATATGGAGTGAAGAAAAGTGAAGATGTTCTCTAG
- a CDS encoding IS630 family transposase has product MKRLNITHDHGWTPRTLRKQERKIKNALLRQRVMAVRLVMEGYLGKEAASMVNVCRQTVSHYVSLFNEGGLELLLHRDFAPGREPFLTEEQQEEIKQLVLTTTPAELGWDVASAWNTKLLQSYVEKHFGVCLSREALRKLLHRQGLSWTRPTYTLAKGNPDEQKQFEKQMDLIKKT; this is encoded by the coding sequence ATGAAACGTCTCAACATCACCCATGATCACGGATGGACGCCACGGACGCTTCGCAAACAGGAACGGAAAATCAAAAACGCGCTTCTTCGCCAACGGGTGATGGCGGTTCGTTTGGTCATGGAAGGTTATTTGGGCAAAGAGGCGGCCTCCATGGTCAACGTGTGCCGACAAACCGTTTCCCATTATGTGTCGCTGTTCAACGAAGGCGGTCTGGAGCTCTTGCTTCATCGGGATTTCGCCCCTGGACGGGAGCCGTTTCTCACCGAAGAACAGCAGGAAGAGATCAAACAGCTTGTGTTGACCACCACTCCCGCGGAACTGGGCTGGGACGTCGCTTCGGCCTGGAACACCAAACTCCTGCAATCCTATGTCGAAAAGCACTTTGGTGTTTGCCTTTCCCGTGAAGCGCTGCGAAAACTCCTGCACCGTCAAGGTCTGTCATGGACTCGCCCTACGTACACGCTGGCGAAAGGGAATCCGGATGAGCAAAAGCAATTTGAAAAGCAAATGGATTTGATAAAAAAAACTTGA
- a CDS encoding IS630 family transposase, giving the protein MITKETEDAVLLYIDETHIRSYHVLRSTWSEVGRQKRVPTFGHHAHVSVFGAVNVHDGDIVLHQTEAANAATFLDFLRLLKERHPNRIIALVLDNARIHHARMGKDFLREEGQCFHFLYLPPCSPQLNPIERLWKWLKDTMIANAFHKDRHEIVQAVQRFAHYIQERPEEVLRRLGCSA; this is encoded by the coding sequence TTGATCACCAAGGAGACAGAAGATGCCGTTCTTCTGTACATCGATGAAACGCATATCCGCTCTTATCATGTCTTGCGATCCACTTGGTCCGAGGTCGGCCGTCAAAAACGTGTGCCGACATTCGGCCATCATGCCCATGTTTCGGTATTTGGCGCGGTGAACGTCCACGATGGGGACATCGTGCTTCACCAAACAGAAGCCGCCAACGCTGCGACGTTCTTGGATTTCTTGCGCCTGCTCAAAGAGCGGCATCCCAACCGGATCATTGCGCTCGTCTTGGACAATGCCCGGATTCATCACGCTCGAATGGGGAAGGACTTTTTGCGAGAAGAAGGACAATGTTTTCATTTCCTGTATCTGCCGCCCTGCTCGCCGCAGCTCAACCCGATCGAGCGTTTGTGGAAATGGCTGAAGGATACGATGATCGCCAACGCCTTTCACAAAGACCGCCACGAGATCGTGCAAGCGGTTCAACGATTTGCTCATTACATTCAGGAACGCCCGGAGGAAGTGTTGCGGCGCTTGGGGTGTTCCGCGTAA
- a CDS encoding homocysteine synthase encodes MSEERTFRPETLAVHAGQKPDAETGSRAVPIYQTSSYVFRDSEHAANLFGLKEEGYIYTRIMNPTNDVLEKRIAALEGGIGALGLSSGQAAVFYSIINITSAGDEIVSSSSIYGGTYNLFAHTMRKFGITVKFVDSSDPENFERAITDKTKALFAETIGNPKNDVLDIEAVADIAHRHAIPLIVDNTVASPYLLRPIEFGADIVVHSATKFIGGHGNSIGGVIVDSGKFDWKGSGKFPEFTEPDPSYHGLVYVDAVGEAAYITKARIQLLRDLGAALSPFNAFLLLQGLETLHLRMQRHSENALAVAKFLEEEEAVESVSYPGLPSHPSHELAKKYLPNGQGAIVTFEIKGGVEAGKKLIDSVKLFSHLANIGDSKSLIIHPASTTHEQLSPDEQLSAGVTSGLVRLSVGTEAIDDILDDLRQAIRQSQTVGVK; translated from the coding sequence ATGAGTGAAGAACGCACTTTCCGTCCGGAGACGCTCGCCGTCCACGCCGGGCAAAAACCGGATGCGGAGACGGGCTCACGGGCGGTGCCGATTTACCAAACGAGTTCATATGTGTTTCGCGACAGTGAGCATGCAGCCAATTTATTTGGCTTGAAAGAGGAAGGATACATTTACACCCGCATTATGAACCCGACGAACGATGTGCTCGAAAAGCGGATCGCCGCACTCGAAGGCGGGATCGGGGCGCTCGGGCTCTCATCAGGGCAGGCGGCAGTGTTTTATTCGATCATCAACATCACCTCGGCGGGCGATGAAATCGTCTCATCGTCGTCCATTTACGGCGGCACGTACAACTTGTTCGCCCATACGATGCGCAAGTTCGGCATTACGGTGAAGTTTGTCGATTCGTCCGATCCGGAAAACTTTGAGCGGGCGATCACCGACAAAACGAAAGCCTTGTTCGCCGAAACGATCGGCAACCCGAAAAACGATGTCTTGGACATTGAAGCGGTGGCCGACATCGCCCATCGCCACGCCATTCCGCTCATTGTCGACAACACGGTAGCGAGCCCATACTTATTGCGGCCCATTGAGTTTGGCGCCGATATCGTCGTCCACTCGGCGACGAAGTTCATCGGCGGGCACGGCAATTCGATCGGCGGCGTTATTGTTGACAGCGGCAAGTTTGACTGGAAAGGGAGCGGCAAGTTCCCGGAGTTCACCGAACCGGACCCGAGCTACCACGGTTTGGTGTATGTGGATGCCGTCGGTGAAGCGGCGTACATCACGAAAGCGCGCATCCAGCTGTTGCGCGATTTAGGAGCAGCGCTGTCGCCGTTTAATGCGTTTTTGCTTTTGCAAGGGCTGGAGACGCTCCATTTGCGGATGCAGCGCCATAGTGAAAACGCCCTCGCCGTCGCCAAGTTTTTAGAAGAGGAAGAGGCGGTCGAATCGGTCAGCTATCCAGGCCTTCCGAGCCATCCGTCGCATGAACTGGCGAAAAAGTATTTGCCGAATGGGCAAGGGGCGATCGTCACGTTTGAAATCAAAGGCGGCGTTGAAGCCGGCAAAAAACTGATCGACTCGGTCAAGCTGTTCTCCCATTTGGCCAACATCGGCGATTCGAAATCGCTCATCATCCACCCGGCCAGCACGACGCACGAGCAGCTGAGCCCGGATGAACAGCTGTCCGCCGGCGTCACCTCGGGCCTTGTGCGCCTGTCGGTCGGCACGGAAGCGATCGACGACATTTTGGACGACTTGCGCCAAGCCATTCGCCAAAGCCAGACGGTGGGGGTGAAGTAG
- the gatB gene encoding Asp-tRNA(Asn)/Glu-tRNA(Gln) amidotransferase subunit GatB, whose amino-acid sequence MNFETVIGLEVHVELKTKSKIFSSSPNAFGAPPNTQTNVIDLGYPGVLPVLNRQAVEFAMKAAMALNCEIATETKFDRKNYFYPDNPKAYQISQYDQPLGKNGWIEIEVNGKKKKIGITRIHLEEDAGKLTHTGDGYSLVDFNRQGTPLIEIVSEPDIRSPEEAYAYLEKLKAIIQYTGVSDCKMEEGSLRCDANISLRPIGSDKFGTKTELKNLNSFNFVRMGLEYEAKRQEKILLSGGVIRQETRRFDEATKTTVLMRVKEGSEDYRYFPEPDLVMLYIDDEWKARVRASIPELPDARRKRYVKELGLPEYDAKVLTLTKEMADFFEATVANGADPKLASNWLMVEVSGYLNAEQKELHDIALTPESLAGMIKLIQNGTISSKIAKKVFKELVEHGGDPEKIVKEKGLVQISDEGALRKIVLEVLDANPQSVEDYKNGKDRALGFLVGQVMKATKGQANPPLVNKLLVEEIKKR is encoded by the coding sequence ATGAACTTTGAAACGGTCATCGGACTTGAGGTGCACGTCGAGCTGAAAACGAAATCGAAAATTTTCTCAAGCAGCCCGAACGCGTTCGGCGCGCCCCCGAACACGCAAACGAACGTCATCGACTTAGGGTATCCGGGCGTGCTGCCGGTCTTGAACCGCCAGGCGGTCGAATTTGCGATGAAAGCCGCGATGGCGTTAAACTGCGAAATCGCGACCGAAACGAAATTTGACCGCAAAAACTACTTTTATCCGGATAACCCGAAAGCGTACCAAATTTCGCAATACGATCAGCCGCTCGGCAAAAACGGCTGGATTGAAATTGAAGTGAACGGGAAAAAGAAAAAAATCGGCATCACCCGGATTCACTTAGAAGAGGACGCCGGCAAATTGACCCACACAGGCGACGGCTATTCACTTGTCGACTTTAACCGCCAAGGGACGCCGCTCATCGAGATCGTCTCGGAACCCGACATCCGTTCGCCGGAAGAGGCATACGCCTACTTGGAAAAATTAAAAGCGATCATCCAGTACACGGGCGTCTCCGACTGCAAAATGGAGGAAGGGTCGCTCCGCTGCGACGCGAACATTTCGCTTCGCCCGATCGGGTCGGACAAGTTCGGCACGAAAACGGAGTTGAAAAACTTAAACTCGTTCAACTTCGTCCGCATGGGGCTCGAGTACGAAGCGAAGCGGCAGGAGAAAATTTTGCTTTCGGGCGGCGTCATCCGCCAAGAAACGCGGCGCTTTGACGAAGCGACAAAAACGACGGTGCTGATGCGCGTTAAAGAAGGATCAGAAGATTACCGCTACTTCCCAGAGCCCGACTTAGTTATGCTTTACATTGACGACGAATGGAAAGCGCGCGTCCGCGCCTCGATTCCGGAGCTGCCGGACGCCCGCCGGAAGCGGTATGTCAAAGAGCTCGGCTTGCCGGAATACGATGCCAAAGTGTTGACATTGACCAAAGAAATGGCGGACTTCTTCGAAGCGACCGTTGCGAACGGCGCCGATCCGAAACTGGCGTCAAACTGGCTCATGGTCGAAGTATCCGGGTACTTAAACGCCGAGCAAAAAGAGCTCCATGACATTGCCTTGACGCCGGAAAGCTTGGCTGGGATGATCAAACTGATCCAAAACGGTACAATTTCGTCGAAAATCGCGAAAAAAGTGTTTAAAGAACTCGTCGAACACGGCGGCGACCCGGAGAAAATCGTCAAAGAAAAAGGGCTCGTGCAAATTTCCGACGAAGGAGCGCTGCGCAAAATTGTACTCGAAGTGCTGGACGCCAACCCGCAGTCGGTCGAAGACTATAAAAACGGCAAAGACCGTGCGCTCGGCTTCCTCGTCGGGCAAGTGATGAAGGCGACGAAAGGCCAAGCAAACCCGCCGCTTGTCAACAAGCTGCTCGTGGAAGAAATCAAGAAGCGCTAA
- the gatA gene encoding Asp-tRNA(Asn)/Glu-tRNA(Gln) amidotransferase subunit GatA codes for MPLFDHTVSELHTLLQKKEVSISDLVDESFRRIGEVEEKVQAFLTLNEEQARAKAKELDDQLAKGEETNPLFGLPIGIKDNIVTKGLRTTCASKILYNFDPIYDATVMERLHAAGTITVGKLNMDEFAMGSSTENSGFQLTRNPWDLERVPGGSSGGSAAAVAAGEVPFSLGSDTGGSIRQPAAFCGVVGLKPTYGRVSRFGLVAFASSLDQIGPITRTVEDNAYLLQAIAGVDPMDSTSANIPVPNYVEALTGDIKGLKIAVPKEYVGEGVEEGVRQSVLEALNVLEKLGATWEEASLPHSKYALATYYLLASSEASANLARFDGVRYGYRTDNAKNLIDMYKLTRSEGFGAEVKRRIMLGTFALSSGYYDAYYKKAQKVRTLIKRDFENVFEQYDVIIGPTTPTPAFKIGEKTNDPLKMYMNDILTIPVNLAGVPAISVPCGFVDGLPVGLQIIGKHFDESTVYRVAHAFEQATDYHKQKPVL; via the coding sequence ATGCCGCTTTTTGATCATACGGTGTCGGAATTACATACGTTGCTACAGAAAAAGGAAGTATCGATTTCCGATTTAGTCGACGAATCGTTCCGCCGCATCGGCGAAGTGGAAGAGAAAGTGCAAGCGTTTTTAACGTTAAATGAAGAACAGGCGCGGGCGAAAGCGAAAGAGTTGGATGACCAGCTCGCCAAGGGCGAAGAAACGAACCCGCTGTTCGGCTTGCCGATCGGCATTAAAGACAACATCGTCACCAAAGGACTGCGCACGACATGCGCAAGCAAAATTTTATACAACTTTGACCCGATCTACGACGCCACCGTCATGGAGCGGTTGCACGCCGCAGGGACGATCACGGTCGGGAAGCTGAACATGGACGAGTTCGCCATGGGCTCGTCGACGGAAAACTCTGGTTTTCAACTGACGCGCAATCCGTGGGACTTAGAGCGCGTTCCGGGCGGCTCGAGCGGCGGTTCAGCGGCGGCGGTGGCAGCCGGTGAAGTGCCGTTTTCGTTAGGCTCGGATACGGGTGGGTCGATCCGCCAGCCGGCGGCGTTTTGCGGTGTCGTCGGACTGAAGCCCACATACGGCCGCGTCTCGCGCTTTGGCCTCGTCGCGTTTGCGTCGTCGCTCGACCAAATCGGCCCGATTACGCGCACGGTCGAAGACAACGCCTATTTATTGCAAGCGATCGCTGGCGTCGACCCGATGGACTCGACGTCGGCGAACATTCCGGTGCCGAACTATGTCGAGGCGCTGACAGGAGATATTAAAGGTTTAAAAATTGCCGTGCCGAAAGAATATGTAGGCGAAGGCGTCGAAGAAGGCGTGCGCCAGTCGGTGTTGGAGGCGCTCAACGTACTTGAGAAGCTCGGTGCGACGTGGGAAGAAGCGTCCCTGCCGCATTCGAAATATGCGCTCGCGACGTACTATTTGCTTGCTTCGTCGGAAGCATCGGCGAACCTCGCTCGCTTTGACGGCGTGCGCTACGGCTACCGGACGGACAACGCGAAAAACTTGATCGATATGTATAAACTGACACGAAGCGAAGGGTTTGGAGCGGAGGTCAAGCGCCGCATTATGCTCGGGACGTTCGCGTTAAGCTCGGGCTATTACGATGCGTACTACAAAAAAGCACAAAAAGTGCGGACGTTAATCAAGCGAGACTTCGAAAACGTCTTTGAACAATATGATGTCATCATCGGTCCGACAACGCCGACGCCGGCGTTTAAAATCGGCGAGAAAACAAACGATCCGCTGAAGATGTACATGAACGACATTTTGACGATTCCGGTCAACTTGGCAGGCGTGCCGGCCATTTCCGTGCCGTGCGGCTTTGTCGACGGCTTGCCAGTCGGTTTGCAAATCATTGGCAAGCACTTCGATGAAAGCACCGTCTACCGCGTCGCCCATGCGTTTGAGCAGGCGACGGACTACCATAAGCAAAAACCGGTGTTGTAA
- the gatC gene encoding Asp-tRNA(Asn)/Glu-tRNA(Gln) amidotransferase subunit GatC, translated as MSRISIEQVKHVADLARLAITDEEAEMFTKQLDAIITFAEQLNELDTENVPPTSHVLDMRNVMREDVPEPGLPREEVLKNAPDQQDGQFRVPAILE; from the coding sequence ATGTCGCGAATTTCGATTGAACAAGTGAAACATGTCGCCGATTTGGCGCGGTTGGCGATTACGGATGAAGAGGCGGAGATGTTTACGAAACAGCTCGATGCGATCATTACGTTTGCCGAGCAGTTGAATGAATTGGATACGGAGAACGTTCCGCCGACTTCACACGTGCTCGATATGAGAAACGTCATGCGCGAGGATGTTCCCGAACCGGGGCTGCCGCGCGAGGAAGTGTTGAAAAACGCACCGGACCAGCAAGACGGCCAGTTCCGCGTGCCGGCCATTTTAGAGTAA
- a CDS encoding VOC family protein, with amino-acid sequence MNVAFDHLVHLTERPEQAKAAFEQLGFTSIHGGRHPSWGTYNALCYFDHLRYIEWIGIADEQTAKTCGNPLIAQLVADREDGNGFSQFAFRTNDIETLAAQLKNKGFTPIGPLPGSRQRYDGKRLTWTMLFIEDDIDGAFRYPFFIQWGDDDDVRMNELAPLIRHPVGSLFLSSISVYTLDLRRTIDVYRRLFGLPAPRFGRDEAGAYAELAVGGITLHFYEAHRQPSTRPFLCRLVGIQEQHRIEIDGGTYIVSRS; translated from the coding sequence ATGAATGTTGCGTTTGACCATCTCGTCCATTTGACCGAGCGGCCGGAACAGGCGAAAGCTGCGTTTGAACAGTTGGGGTTTACATCCATCCATGGCGGCCGCCATCCGTCATGGGGAACGTATAATGCTTTGTGTTATTTCGACCATTTGCGCTACATCGAATGGATCGGCATTGCCGATGAGCAGACGGCAAAAACGTGCGGAAATCCGCTCATCGCCCAGCTTGTCGCCGACCGCGAAGACGGAAACGGCTTTTCCCAGTTCGCCTTTCGAACGAACGATATCGAAACGTTGGCCGCACAGCTCAAAAACAAAGGGTTCACCCCGATCGGGCCGCTCCCTGGCAGCCGCCAGCGCTATGATGGCAAACGATTGACGTGGACCATGCTGTTTATAGAAGACGACATAGACGGGGCGTTCCGTTACCCGTTTTTTATCCAGTGGGGCGATGACGATGACGTGCGGATGAATGAGCTGGCACCGCTGATTCGACACCCGGTTGGGTCTCTTTTTTTGTCGTCCATCAGCGTCTATACGCTCGACCTTCGCCGCACCATCGACGTGTATCGGCGGCTGTTTGGCCTTCCTGCCCCCCGCTTTGGGCGCGATGAGGCAGGTGCGTACGCTGAACTAGCCGTCGGCGGCATTACCCTTCATTTTTATGAAGCCCACCGCCAGCCGTCGACGCGTCCGTTTTTGTGCCGGCTTGTGGGTATACAGGAGCAGCACCGCATTGAAATCGATGGCGGGACGTATATCGTTTCCAGATCGTGA
- a CDS encoding flavin monoamine oxidase family protein, whose amino-acid sequence MSHPYVSPKLSMETMVSIIRNGLKKASAPKNIVIIGAGMAGLVAASLLKQAEHRITILEASERVGGRIYTLRSNFRDDQYLEAGAMRIPHTHQLTLEYIKKFNLPLHPFINSTPRDILYFRGVKARLGEYEQHPDLFGFPVAAHERGKTASQLLQMAIRPVIQFIEQHPEHHWPIVIEQLDRYSLDAYLRYNPFGLQLSVGAIDMIKAVLSLGGLPELSFLEMLRELMVLFTPNIRFYEIVGGNDRLPKAFLPQLKDDILFSHKVQKIVQHENGVTVHATHTKILQPFQITADHVIVTIPFSILQFVDIEPRHSFSENKWKAIRELHYAGSTKTGIQFKTRFWEKEGMFGGKTVSDLPITYTQYPSQGIGTTGPGVVLASYTWEDDTIPWDGLSDEERLEYTLKNLAVLHGEQVYREFETGTSHSWVRYPYSGGAFTMMKPNQVTELSPYIATPEGRMHFAGEHASTHHGWIQGAIESGIRAAYEVNNLPA is encoded by the coding sequence ATGTCCCACCCGTATGTTTCTCCAAAACTTTCGATGGAAACGATGGTCTCGATCATTCGAAACGGCTTAAAGAAAGCATCGGCGCCGAAAAACATCGTCATCATCGGCGCCGGCATGGCGGGGCTTGTCGCGGCGTCATTGCTGAAGCAAGCCGAACATCGCATCACCATCCTTGAAGCGTCCGAGCGGGTCGGCGGCCGAATCTACACGCTCCGCTCCAACTTTCGCGACGACCAGTATCTTGAAGCCGGCGCCATGCGCATCCCGCACACCCATCAGTTGACATTGGAATATATCAAAAAATTCAACTTGCCGCTCCACCCGTTTATCAACAGCACTCCGCGCGACATTCTTTATTTTCGCGGCGTGAAAGCGCGTCTTGGCGAATATGAGCAGCATCCCGACCTCTTTGGCTTTCCGGTCGCCGCGCATGAACGGGGCAAAACTGCTTCCCAATTATTGCAGATGGCCATTCGTCCGGTTATTCAATTCATTGAACAACATCCGGAACACCATTGGCCGATTGTCATTGAACAACTGGATCGCTACTCGCTGGACGCCTATTTGCGCTACAACCCGTTCGGCCTACAGTTGTCTGTGGGAGCCATCGATATGATCAAAGCCGTTCTTTCGCTCGGAGGATTGCCAGAACTGTCGTTTCTGGAAATGTTGCGTGAACTCATGGTGCTGTTTACTCCGAACATTCGTTTTTATGAGATTGTGGGAGGAAACGACCGACTTCCGAAAGCCTTTTTGCCGCAACTGAAGGATGACATCCTTTTCAGCCACAAAGTGCAAAAAATCGTCCAGCACGAAAATGGCGTCACCGTCCACGCCACGCACACAAAAATTCTTCAACCGTTTCAAATCACCGCCGATCACGTGATCGTCACCATCCCGTTTTCGATTTTGCAGTTTGTCGACATCGAACCGCGCCATTCCTTTTCCGAAAACAAATGGAAAGCCATTCGCGAGCTTCATTACGCCGGTTCAACGAAAACCGGCATCCAGTTTAAAACACGGTTTTGGGAAAAGGAAGGCATGTTCGGGGGCAAAACCGTTTCCGATCTGCCAATTACGTATACACAATATCCAAGCCAAGGCATTGGCACGACGGGGCCAGGCGTCGTACTGGCAAGCTATACGTGGGAAGATGACACGATCCCATGGGACGGCTTAAGCGATGAAGAACGTCTTGAATATACGTTGAAAAATTTAGCCGTCCTCCATGGGGAACAAGTGTACCGTGAATTTGAAACGGGAACGAGCCATAGCTGGGTGCGCTATCCGTATTCCGGCGGCGCCTTTACGATGATGAAGCCGAATCAAGTGACGGAGCTGTCGCCGTACATTGCGACTCCCGAGGGACGGATGCATTTTGCCGGGGAACACGCTTCCACCCACCACGGATGGATTCAAGGCGCCATTGAATCCGGCATCCGCGCCGCGTATGAAGTGAACAATTTGCCAGCTTAG
- a CDS encoding TIGR00730 family Rossman fold protein: MKAICVFCGSSYGQSQKYKEAAQELGTFFARSGITLIYGGGTRGLMGEVAEAALGHQGRVVGIIPQFLKDREVAHDRLTKLLVVDTMHTRKAKMYEAADGFIAMPGGYGTYEELFEVLSWSRVGLHQKPIGLLNVDGFFDPLLDLLRHTVENGFAAPEDLDLIVSAEDILTLYERMKTFRHHRCSRACERD, translated from the coding sequence ATGAAAGCCATCTGTGTGTTTTGCGGATCAAGTTATGGACAAAGCCAGAAATATAAAGAAGCAGCCCAAGAGCTCGGAACGTTTTTCGCCCGAAGCGGCATTACGCTCATTTACGGCGGCGGGACACGGGGCTTGATGGGAGAGGTTGCTGAGGCGGCGCTAGGCCATCAAGGGCGCGTAGTTGGGATCATTCCGCAATTTTTGAAGGACCGGGAAGTGGCGCATGATCGGTTGACCAAACTGTTGGTCGTCGATACGATGCATACGCGCAAGGCGAAAATGTACGAGGCGGCCGACGGGTTTATCGCCATGCCCGGGGGCTATGGAACGTACGAAGAGCTGTTTGAAGTGCTCTCGTGGTCGCGCGTCGGCCTCCATCAAAAGCCGATCGGCCTGCTCAATGTGGACGGGTTTTTCGACCCGCTCCTTGACTTGCTTCGGCATACCGTCGAAAACGGATTTGCCGCGCCGGAAGATCTTGATCTCATCGTTAGCGCCGAGGATATTTTGACGTTGTATGAGCGGATGAAGACGTTCCGCCATCATCGCTGCTCTAGAGCGTGTGAGAGAGATTGA